CTGCTTTGAGAGGGATTTCTAAAATTtgaataggtcatcggtatctgatcagtgaggggctgacacccgggaccccccacagaacagctgtttgagaaggcagaggcgcctCACTGAGTGCTATGGcgttcttgcagcttaccaagcacagcaccgtacattgtatgtgcttggtatcatgctcgaccctattcgcttctatggggctgagctgcacctaggccacctGACACCTGCGTGGCAATGAAATGGTTAAATTCTAGCTTCTCACCACATTTCCATGTTTTATCTTGCAGTTTCAAGGCTACACTGTGAAAGTGAGTCCTTTAAGATGGATCTGATCCTTGATGTGAATATACAGGTTTATCCTGTAGATCTGGGTAAGTTTGGATTGCTATGAGAACTTCTAGTATAAATCATGTTTAGAAATGAGACAATGatctacattttatatatttttacctgcCACAATTTTTCTTTAGGTGATAAATTCCGTTTGGTTATTGCCAACACCCTGTACGAGGATGGAACGCTAGATGACGGCGAATACAATCCTAATGATGACCGTCCTTCCAGGTGCCTAAATTAAAATATGTAGAATATTTAATTCTTTCACAATCAATTgatgtatacagtgtatatataattttttatttttttttccctagagCTGACCAGTTTGAATATGTTATGTATGGAAAGGTTTATCGGATAGAAGGAGATGAAACGTCCACTGAAGCTGCCACTCGTCTGTAAGCATCCCTGTGAACTTCACTTTCCCATGCTAAACAATGTTACATACTTTCCATTGCTTGATTTTCATATTCATGGTGTAGCATAACATAAATCTGGTAAACATGTTGTGTGTTTTCTTTTCTAGGTCTGCATATGTATCATATGGTGGTTTGTTAATGAGACTACAGGGAGATGCTAATAACCTGCATGGGTTTGAGGTCGATTCCCGCATTTACCTGATGATGAAAAAACTAGCCTTCTGAACCGGAAACATAAGAGATGTAGTATTGTGCTTTTCAGATTAATTTTACAATCTGGATTAGGCGCAATAAGTGCTAGCATTTTTCCTACtatgtatgtttttatgtttgtatttaattaaaatatatttttgcaatgTTTGCTATTTTTTGACACAGAAAAGAACAGGAAATTGTTCCTATAATTTCCATAAAGAGCCATGTTTTCATTTATATGAATTTAAACTTTAAACCCCACCTCATTCTTAGGTGGACTTCTATTGATCAGACCTCCTCGTATTAATCTGTAAAGTGTACATTATAAGACATTAATAAATGAAAACGTTTTTATCACATGCAAAGGTGTTTTCTGACctttctaatttttatttttcctgggTATAGCACacagtaggggtgggcgatatgcgatataaatttgtgccacgatatggattttgtgcatatcgtcGGACCGTGATATGAACACGGAGCGGTAGtgaagatcggttaccatggcagcccggAGTcacactactgaagtcctggctgccatggtatgttagtgagcagcgttatactcgcgtgcgccgtggccgccggtcgctccttctgtctgtgcggcgccgcacagacctattagaagaaggagcgcctggcggccacggcgcacgtgagtataatgctgctcactaacataccatggcagccaggacttcagtagcgtgactcctggctgcaatggtaactgatcggagccccagcactacactgctg
The genomic region above belongs to Bufo gargarizans isolate SCDJY-AF-19 chromosome 4, ASM1485885v1, whole genome shotgun sequence and contains:
- the POLR2H gene encoding DNA-directed RNA polymerases I, II, and III subunit RPABC3, with amino-acid sequence MAGILFEDIFDVKDIDPEGRKFDRVSRLHCESESFKMDLILDVNIQVYPVDLGDKFRLVIANTLYEDGTLDDGEYNPNDDRPSRADQFEYVMYGKVYRIEGDETSTEAATRLSAYVSYGGLLMRLQGDANNLHGFEVDSRIYLMMKKLAF